Proteins from a single region of Sphingopyxis sp. BSN-002:
- a CDS encoding NmrA family NAD(P)-binding protein has product MKKILVLGAPADQGIPLLTALKARGLEPTAGVRRPGAMAATVHPDVPEVAADLYDVASLTAAFSGQDALAMHLPFEFDRERAAAMGRNIAAAASAAGLQKIVFNTSCFVADSDLDLSAHDGRRDIERAIHDSGVPYVIIEPMVFMDNITRIWSRPAIVNSGIFAYPAAETLKISWVCLEDVAAYMVSALLHEDLIADRIAVGGPEALVGAEVAERLSVAAGRPVRFQSLSPDEFAARMSELVTGSREVQPASIYDGMAKFYRWYNDQPVSPVALDTVPAARLLGVTPTPFSEWAKRQDWT; this is encoded by the coding sequence ATGAAGAAGATCCTCGTCCTCGGCGCGCCCGCCGATCAGGGCATCCCGCTGCTGACGGCGCTGAAGGCGCGGGGCCTAGAACCGACCGCCGGGGTGCGGCGCCCGGGTGCCATGGCGGCGACGGTCCATCCCGATGTGCCAGAGGTCGCGGCCGACCTTTACGACGTCGCCAGCCTGACTGCCGCGTTCAGCGGGCAGGATGCGCTCGCCATGCACCTGCCGTTCGAATTCGACCGCGAGCGCGCCGCGGCGATGGGGCGCAACATCGCCGCGGCAGCGAGCGCGGCGGGGCTGCAGAAGATCGTCTTCAACACCAGCTGCTTCGTCGCCGACAGCGACCTCGACCTGTCGGCGCACGACGGGCGGCGCGACATCGAGCGCGCAATCCATGATAGCGGCGTGCCCTATGTGATCATCGAGCCGATGGTATTCATGGACAATATCACTCGCATCTGGTCGCGCCCGGCGATCGTGAACAGCGGGATCTTCGCCTATCCGGCGGCCGAGACGCTGAAGATCAGCTGGGTCTGCCTGGAGGATGTCGCGGCCTATATGGTTTCGGCGCTGCTGCACGAGGATCTGATCGCCGACCGGATCGCGGTGGGCGGACCCGAGGCGCTGGTGGGGGCAGAGGTTGCCGAGCGGCTGTCGGTCGCGGCGGGGCGCCCTGTGCGCTTCCAGAGCCTGTCGCCCGACGAATTCGCCGCGCGGATGAGCGAACTTGTGACCGGCTCGCGCGAGGTGCAGCCTGCTAGCATCTATGATGGGATGGCGAAATTCTATCGCTGGTACAACGACCAGCCGGTGTCGCCTGTGGCGCTCGACACCGTACCGGCGGCGCGGTTGCTGGGCGTGACGCCGACGCCCTTTTCGGAATGGGCGAAGCGGCAGGACTGGACCTAG
- a CDS encoding FAD-dependent oxidoreductase — MSEAPHVLVLGTGGAGFTAALSAHEAGARVSLFEKGDQVGGTTAWSGGMIWIPNNHHEGTLGVEDSRAKALTYLMSMSHGLMQQHLVEAFLDHGPEMVAFLEANTPVQFRPIPEFPDYHAEFPGGMLNGGRSLDCPLFSFHELGEWADKVTKSPYYPSPHFSIYDTPLGQAKPQPLAPEELQRRIDGDLRGSGQALIGRLLRACLDRGIEPKTGHRAVRLLMDGDRVAGAVFETADGEIEVAADAVVLATGGFEWDADLLRAFIRGPLTHPLSPKTNTGDGLKMAMRVGAMLGNMREAWWMPVAEVPESDCSMGKTLVAGQRSLPHSIMVNRAGKRFTNEAANYNAIGAAFHDQDVSAFDYANLPCWLIFDQQYIDRFGFGMISGERGVAPPQWAMRAESLSELAARLGIDADALDATVERFNTHCATGRDPDFGRGDAAHDQWWGDPEGRGSTAATLGPIGKGPFFAIEIKSGALGTKGGPQTDANAQVLSVDGGPIAGLYAAGNVMASAMGMTYGGPGGTIAPGMVFGFLAGRHAAKVSAKQLEGAA; from the coding sequence ATGAGCGAAGCGCCGCACGTCCTCGTCCTCGGTACAGGCGGTGCGGGCTTCACCGCGGCGCTGTCGGCGCACGAAGCCGGGGCGCGCGTGTCGCTGTTCGAAAAGGGCGATCAGGTCGGCGGGACGACCGCCTGGTCGGGCGGGATGATCTGGATTCCCAACAATCATCATGAGGGGACGCTGGGCGTCGAGGACAGCCGCGCCAAGGCGCTGACTTACCTCATGTCGATGTCGCACGGGCTGATGCAGCAGCATCTGGTCGAGGCCTTCCTCGATCATGGGCCGGAGATGGTCGCGTTCCTCGAAGCGAACACGCCGGTGCAGTTTCGGCCGATCCCCGAGTTTCCCGACTATCATGCCGAATTTCCGGGCGGGATGCTCAATGGTGGGCGTTCGCTCGACTGCCCGCTCTTTTCGTTTCACGAGCTTGGTGAATGGGCCGACAAGGTCACGAAGTCGCCCTATTATCCCTCGCCGCATTTTTCGATCTACGACACGCCGCTGGGGCAGGCGAAGCCGCAGCCGCTGGCGCCCGAGGAGTTGCAGCGGCGGATCGACGGCGATTTGCGCGGGAGCGGGCAGGCGCTGATCGGGCGGCTGCTCCGCGCATGCCTCGACCGCGGGATCGAACCAAAGACGGGACATCGCGCGGTGCGGCTGCTCATGGACGGCGATCGCGTGGCGGGTGCTGTTTTCGAAACGGCGGACGGCGAAATCGAGGTCGCGGCCGATGCGGTGGTGCTCGCCACCGGTGGGTTCGAATGGGATGCTGATCTGCTCCGCGCCTTCATCCGCGGGCCGCTGACGCATCCGCTGAGTCCGAAGACCAACACCGGCGACGGGCTGAAGATGGCGATGCGCGTCGGCGCGATGCTCGGCAATATGCGAGAGGCGTGGTGGATGCCGGTCGCCGAGGTGCCGGAAAGCGATTGCTCCATGGGAAAAACTCTCGTCGCGGGGCAGCGCAGCCTGCCGCATTCGATCATGGTCAACCGTGCCGGCAAGCGCTTCACCAACGAGGCGGCGAACTACAATGCGATCGGCGCGGCGTTCCACGATCAGGACGTCAGCGCGTTCGACTATGCGAACCTGCCGTGCTGGCTGATCTTCGACCAGCAATATATCGACCGCTTCGGCTTCGGGATGATCAGCGGCGAGCGCGGCGTCGCGCCGCCGCAATGGGCGATGCGCGCCGAAAGCCTGTCCGAACTCGCGGCGAGGCTCGGGATCGATGCCGATGCCCTCGATGCGACGGTCGAGCGGTTCAACACCCATTGCGCCACCGGCCGCGATCCCGATTTCGGGCGCGGCGACGCGGCGCACGACCAATGGTGGGGCGATCCCGAGGGGCGCGGCTCGACCGCCGCGACGCTGGGGCCGATCGGCAAGGGGCCTTTCTTCGCGATCGAGATCAAGAGCGGCGCGCTCGGCACCAAGGGCGGGCCGCAGACCGATGCCAATGCGCAGGTGCTGAGCGTCGACGGCGGACCGATCGCGGGCCTTTACGCCGCGGGCAACGTCATGGCCTCGGCGATGGGCATGACCTACGGCGGGCCGGGCGGGACGATCGCGCCGGGGATGGTCTTCGGCTTCCTCGCGGGGCGACACGCGGCGAAGGTTTCGGCGAAGCAGCTGGAGGGTGCGGCATGA
- a CDS encoding nuclear transport factor 2 family protein codes for MTPLEASKAMYAAVARGDWDEVATFMADDLVIHEPTSLPYGGEWRGRDALQKLYAHVMGYWEEPVVRWMELVGGEKYAVALLHFTVTAKSSGKRFETHIAEVTEFDDAGKMASMRIHYFDTAHMVEQLKA; via the coding sequence ATGACGCCGCTGGAAGCCAGCAAGGCGATGTACGCCGCTGTTGCGCGCGGCGACTGGGACGAGGTCGCGACCTTCATGGCCGACGATCTCGTCATCCATGAACCGACCTCGCTTCCCTATGGCGGCGAGTGGCGCGGGCGCGACGCGCTGCAGAAGCTCTACGCGCATGTCATGGGCTATTGGGAAGAGCCGGTGGTCCGCTGGATGGAGCTGGTCGGCGGCGAGAAATATGCCGTTGCTTTGCTCCATTTCACTGTGACCGCGAAATCGAGCGGCAAGCGCTTCGAGACGCATATCGCCGAGGTCACCGAGTTCGACGACGCGGGCAAGATGGCGTCGATGCGCATCCATTATTTCGACACGGCCCACATGGTCGAGCAATTGAAGGCCTGA
- a CDS encoding biotin/lipoyl-containing protein, producing MAEELRIPKIGMSATEMTLNEWMFGDGERVEVGDIIYTVETDKTTVEIEAQVAGTIRPTGVEGEVYPVGALVGTIE from the coding sequence ATGGCGGAAGAACTGCGCATCCCGAAGATCGGCATGTCGGCGACTGAAATGACGCTGAACGAATGGATGTTCGGCGACGGTGAGCGCGTCGAGGTCGGCGACATCATCTACACGGTCGAGACCGACAAGACGACGGTCGAGATCGAGGCGCAGGTCGCGGGCACGATCCGCCCGACCGGCGTCGAGGGCGAAGTCTATCCGGTCGGCGCGCTCGTCGGCACGATCGAATGA
- a CDS encoding alpha-ketoacid dehydrogenase subunit beta: MTQITMTQAINRAIDEAMAEDAGVILLGEDVAAKQGGGVFKISSGLTEKYGENRIRATPISEQAIVGACVGAALAGFRPIAEIMLMNFVTVAMDQIVNHAAKLRFMSGGQTNVPLVIRTTTGVGVGFGGQHSDMLEAWFAHVAGLKIVTPSNAADAQGLMRAAIACNDPVIFIENILCYGLKSDDPGPGHVVPLGKAAVAREGSDCTIVTYGRTVLDALEIAGKLADEGISVEVIDLRTIAPYDEATVTASVEKTGRAIVLHEAVKQYGTGAEIASRLNEKLFGKLKAPVTRIGGAFSAVPMANALEQAWIPNKDAIADAVRTAVNWKG, encoded by the coding sequence ATGACACAGATCACGATGACGCAGGCGATCAACCGCGCGATCGACGAGGCGATGGCCGAGGATGCGGGGGTGATCCTGCTCGGCGAGGATGTCGCGGCGAAGCAGGGCGGGGGTGTGTTCAAGATCTCGTCGGGGCTGACCGAAAAATATGGCGAGAACCGCATTCGCGCGACGCCGATTTCGGAGCAGGCGATCGTCGGCGCCTGCGTCGGCGCCGCGCTCGCGGGCTTCCGTCCGATCGCCGAGATCATGCTGATGAACTTCGTGACGGTCGCGATGGACCAGATCGTCAACCACGCCGCGAAGCTGCGCTTCATGTCTGGCGGGCAGACCAACGTGCCGCTGGTGATCCGCACCACGACCGGCGTCGGGGTCGGCTTCGGCGGGCAGCATTCGGACATGCTCGAAGCCTGGTTCGCGCATGTCGCGGGGCTGAAGATCGTCACCCCGTCGAACGCCGCCGACGCGCAGGGGCTGATGCGCGCGGCGATCGCGTGCAACGACCCGGTGATCTTCATCGAGAATATCCTATGTTACGGCCTGAAATCCGACGATCCGGGGCCGGGGCATGTCGTACCGCTCGGTAAGGCGGCCGTGGCGCGCGAGGGGAGCGATTGCACCATCGTCACCTATGGCCGCACCGTGCTCGACGCGCTCGAAATCGCCGGCAAGCTCGCCGACGAAGGGATTTCGGTCGAGGTCATCGATCTGCGCACCATCGCGCCTTACGACGAGGCGACCGTTACCGCATCGGTCGAAAAGACCGGCCGCGCCATCGTGCTGCATGAGGCGGTGAAGCAATATGGCACCGGCGCCGAGATCGCGTCGCGCCTGAACGAGAAACTGTTCGGCAAGCTCAAGGCCCCGGTGACGCGCATCGGCGGCGCTTTCTCGGCCGTGCCGATGGCGAATGCGCTCGAACAGGCGTGGATCCCGAACAAGGACGCCATCGCCGACGCGGTGCGCACCGCCGTGAACTGGAAGGGCTGA
- a CDS encoding thiamine pyrophosphate-dependent dehydrogenase E1 component subunit alpha, protein MTDTTIDRDKLRDIYTRTMRVARADEKFRSLLMTGKLAVIYYTVRGQELVSAAAMAALEPSDYLVTTYRGQHDQIAKGVPLNPLFAEIAGKVGGTCRGKGGSMHITHPETGVMVTTGVVGSGLPIANGLALASQNRGDGKVTMVCFGDGATNIGAFHEAMNMAQLWKLPVIFLCQNNRYGEHTAFADHTKVDSIVTRAKAYGMAGVHVDGNDAIAMYNTTKAAVDRARAGEGPTLIEAMCYRMMGHFFGSDFSYMPKEHLAEMAAEDPLPRLRQLMLDHQFTEAELDAIVADLDAQMDAAAEFAANSPLPGPEEIRKDVFEEEIAA, encoded by the coding sequence ATGACCGACACGACGATCGACCGCGACAAGCTGCGCGATATCTACACCCGCACGATGCGCGTCGCGCGCGCCGACGAGAAATTCCGTTCGCTGCTGATGACCGGCAAGCTGGCGGTGATCTATTACACCGTGCGCGGGCAGGAGCTGGTGTCGGCGGCGGCGATGGCGGCGCTCGAACCGAGCGACTATCTGGTCACCACCTATCGCGGCCAGCACGACCAGATCGCCAAGGGCGTGCCGCTGAATCCGCTGTTTGCCGAGATTGCGGGCAAGGTCGGCGGAACCTGCCGCGGCAAGGGCGGGTCGATGCACATCACCCATCCCGAAACCGGGGTGATGGTGACGACGGGCGTCGTCGGATCGGGGCTGCCGATCGCCAACGGATTGGCGCTCGCGTCACAGAACCGCGGCGACGGCAAGGTTACGATGGTCTGTTTCGGCGACGGCGCGACCAACATCGGCGCCTTTCACGAGGCGATGAACATGGCGCAGCTGTGGAAACTGCCCGTGATCTTCCTCTGCCAGAACAACCGCTACGGCGAGCACACTGCCTTTGCCGATCACACCAAGGTCGATTCGATCGTCACCCGCGCCAAGGCCTATGGGATGGCCGGCGTGCATGTCGACGGCAACGACGCGATCGCGATGTACAACACCACCAAGGCCGCGGTCGACCGCGCCCGCGCGGGCGAGGGGCCGACGCTGATCGAGGCGATGTGCTACCGGATGATGGGCCATTTCTTCGGCTCGGACTTCTCCTACATGCCCAAGGAGCATCTGGCCGAGATGGCGGCGGAGGATCCGTTGCCGCGGCTGCGCCAGCTGATGCTCGACCATCAGTTCACCGAGGCCGAGCTCGACGCGATCGTCGCCGACCTTGACGCCCAGATGGACGCCGCTGCCGAATTCGCTGCGAACAGTCCGCTGCCGGGGCCTGAGGAAATCCGCAAGGACGTCTTCGAAGAGGAGATTGCGGCATGA
- a CDS encoding glutathione S-transferase family protein gives MKLYQSLGPNPRVVLMYLAETGVQVDRRFVDIMAAENRQPDFCVKSPLGHTPLLELDDGGCIAESVAICEYFDETLGGHALLGATAEQRAQTRMLVRIVDQLVVVPMTAGFRGAEGLPMFQSRLLCLPDAAADLKRLAADGLVQVDRIVGAGPWLAGDRFSLADILLYSFVEFGAMVGQPLDPALTNLAAWRDRVAARPGAAASANPKLGIGEPA, from the coding sequence ATGAAACTCTATCAGTCGCTCGGCCCTAATCCGCGCGTGGTGCTGATGTACCTCGCCGAGACCGGGGTGCAGGTCGATCGCCGGTTCGTGGACATCATGGCGGCCGAAAACCGCCAGCCCGATTTCTGCGTAAAAAGCCCGCTCGGGCATACGCCGCTGCTCGAACTCGACGACGGTGGTTGCATCGCCGAGAGCGTCGCGATCTGCGAATATTTCGACGAGACGCTGGGCGGTCATGCGCTGCTGGGCGCGACCGCAGAGCAGCGGGCGCAGACGCGGATGCTGGTCCGGATCGTCGACCAGCTCGTTGTCGTGCCTATGACCGCGGGCTTCCGCGGCGCCGAGGGGCTGCCGATGTTCCAGAGCCGGCTGCTTTGCCTGCCCGATGCCGCCGCCGACCTGAAGCGCCTCGCGGCCGACGGGCTGGTGCAGGTCGACCGGATCGTCGGCGCGGGGCCGTGGCTCGCGGGCGATCGCTTCAGTCTGGCTGACATCCTGCTTTATTCCTTCGTCGAATTCGGCGCGATGGTTGGGCAGCCGCTCGATCCCGCACTGACCAACCTGGCCGCTTGGCGCGACCGCGTCGCGGCCCGACCCGGCGCCGCCGCCAGCGCCAACCCCAAACTGGGCATCGGAGAGCCTGCATGA
- a CDS encoding SDR family oxidoreductase produces the protein MDLGLAGKKVIINGGAHGLGLASLKIFAAEGADVAFFSRDAEKVAAAVAAIDAAGPGKVFGEQFDMTGNPDGYRAWLEKARDTLGGCDIFIHTASSSGQGATGDWQRGLDMDIMGAVHGVEVLTEALAASGSGSIIFMSSTAAVETFIVPQAFNALKAALITYGSQLSQALAAQNIRVNIVSPGAIYYAGGNWEVIKSAVPPLYEGTLAQMPMGRFGEPEEVAKAIVFMASPACPYMTGAHLVIDGGFTKRVQF, from the coding sequence ATGGATCTGGGTCTTGCCGGCAAGAAGGTGATCATCAACGGCGGCGCACACGGGCTGGGGCTCGCCTCGCTCAAGATTTTCGCGGCGGAAGGCGCCGACGTCGCCTTTTTTTCGCGCGATGCCGAGAAGGTCGCAGCAGCAGTGGCGGCGATCGATGCGGCGGGGCCGGGGAAGGTGTTCGGCGAACAGTTCGACATGACGGGTAACCCCGACGGCTATCGCGCCTGGCTGGAAAAGGCGCGCGACACGCTCGGCGGCTGCGATATTTTCATCCACACCGCGAGCTCGTCGGGGCAGGGCGCGACGGGCGACTGGCAGCGCGGGCTCGACATGGACATCATGGGTGCAGTCCACGGCGTCGAGGTGCTGACCGAGGCGCTGGCGGCATCGGGGTCGGGGTCGATCATCTTCATGTCTTCGACCGCGGCGGTCGAGACCTTCATCGTCCCGCAGGCGTTCAACGCGCTGAAGGCGGCGCTGATCACCTATGGCTCGCAGCTGAGCCAGGCGCTCGCGGCGCAGAATATCCGCGTCAACATCGTATCGCCCGGCGCGATCTATTATGCCGGCGGCAATTGGGAAGTGATCAAATCGGCGGTGCCGCCGCTCTATGAAGGCACGCTCGCGCAGATGCCGATGGGGCGCTTCGGCGAACCCGAAGAGGTCGCGAAGGCGATCGTGTTCATGGCCTCGCCGGCGTGTCCGTACATGACCGGCGCGCATCTGGTCATCGACGGCGGCTTCACCAAGCGCGTCCAGTTCTAA
- a CDS encoding phosphotransferase family protein: MADDSALAASRAITGATQGGEDRNVAERLRAFLNRQASLDGKVGAIRIDAGRRSAGASSGTILFDADIAGDGEAPRRLVFRYDLGGAFFSQYSLPPQFSIMQGLHARGLPVPEALWLDAEGAVNGKPGLFMERIEGIAPSTMPFNEGPYMAADAAGRHAMLLEAARTLALMHATSPDGLADGHFAQRGGDGHYLDREIGWTLIELRRTIPPAAPGAKADFYRNIRETLETVADWLTAHAPRHRAPELAHGDANISNFMYGHDGKVVALLDWELTHHGVGEADLAYQIAGIAHFALLAPPVDGIPTPDEMIAAYTQARGKLDDWEFAQVLGEWRLAVFASMGMSRLPPELEDVERTYWTASRKRLAALVPGIDG, translated from the coding sequence ATGGCCGACGATAGCGCACTTGCTGCAAGCCGGGCGATTACGGGAGCGACGCAGGGCGGGGAAGACCGGAATGTCGCCGAACGGCTCAGGGCCTTTCTGAACCGGCAGGCGTCGCTCGACGGAAAGGTCGGTGCGATCCGGATCGACGCGGGCCGGCGTTCGGCCGGCGCGTCGAGCGGTACGATCCTTTTCGATGCCGACATCGCTGGCGACGGCGAAGCACCCCGGCGGCTCGTCTTCCGTTACGATCTTGGCGGTGCATTCTTCAGCCAATATTCGCTGCCGCCCCAATTCTCGATCATGCAGGGCCTCCACGCGCGCGGGCTTCCGGTTCCCGAGGCGCTCTGGCTCGACGCCGAGGGCGCGGTGAACGGCAAGCCCGGATTGTTCATGGAACGGATCGAGGGGATAGCGCCGAGCACCATGCCGTTCAACGAAGGCCCCTATATGGCCGCGGACGCCGCGGGCCGGCACGCGATGCTGCTAGAGGCGGCGCGGACGCTCGCACTGATGCACGCGACCTCCCCCGACGGTCTCGCCGACGGGCATTTCGCGCAGCGCGGCGGCGATGGTCATTATCTTGATCGCGAGATCGGCTGGACGCTGATCGAGCTGCGGCGGACGATCCCGCCCGCCGCGCCGGGCGCAAAGGCGGATTTCTATCGCAACATTCGCGAAACGCTGGAGACGGTCGCCGACTGGCTGACAGCGCACGCGCCGCGCCACCGCGCACCCGAGCTCGCGCATGGCGACGCGAACATATCGAACTTCATGTATGGCCACGACGGTAAGGTCGTCGCCCTGCTCGACTGGGAACTGACGCATCATGGCGTCGGCGAAGCCGATCTCGCCTATCAGATCGCCGGAATCGCGCATTTCGCGCTGCTCGCGCCCCCCGTCGACGGCATTCCGACCCCCGACGAGATGATCGCGGCCTATACGCAGGCGCGCGGCAAGCTCGACGACTGGGAGTTCGCACAAGTGCTCGGCGAATGGCGCCTAGCCGTCTTCGCCTCGATGGGAATGAGCCGCCTGCCGCCCGAACTCGAAGACGTCGAGCGCACCTATTGGACCGCCTCGCGCAAGCGGCTCGCGGCGCTGGTTCCGGGGATCGACGGATGA
- a CDS encoding EthD domain-containing protein, whose amino-acid sequence MIRMLFCLHRLPSLGLDEFQTYWLETHAPLVARHAPTIGLALYRQHHRLDDPVLGALLKGRLADQPFDGVAELGWNSEADLLGGGNDPARRDANRELFEDEQRFIDLARSPIFFARSHTIVGD is encoded by the coding sequence ATGATCCGGATGCTCTTCTGCCTTCACCGGCTGCCGTCGCTCGGTCTTGACGAGTTCCAGACTTATTGGCTGGAAACGCACGCGCCGCTGGTCGCGCGCCATGCGCCGACGATCGGGCTCGCGCTCTACCGTCAGCATCACCGGCTCGACGATCCTGTGCTCGGGGCGCTGCTCAAGGGGCGGCTGGCCGATCAGCCCTTCGATGGTGTCGCCGAACTCGGCTGGAACAGCGAGGCCGACCTGCTCGGCGGCGGCAACGATCCGGCGCGGCGCGATGCCAATCGCGAGCTGTTCGAGGACGAGCAGCGTTTCATCGACCTTGCGCGCTCGCCGATCTTCTTCGCCCGTTCGCACACGATCGTCGGCGACTAG